Proteins encoded in a region of the Vibrio ponticus genome:
- the trpS gene encoding tryptophan--tRNA ligase, with the protein MSKPIVLSGVQPSGELSIGNYLGALRQWQQMQDDYDCQYCVVDLHAITVRQDPKALHEATLDALAICLAVGVDPQKSTLFVQSHVPEHAQLGWLLNCYTQMGELSRMTQFKDKSARYANDVNVGLFGYPVLMAADILLYGAHQVPVGSDQKQHLELARDIATRFNNIYSPENPIFTIPEPYIPTVNARVMSLQDATKKMSKSDDNRKNVITLLEDPKSIIKKINKAQTDTETPPRIANDWENKAGISNLMGLYSAATGLSFAEIEAKYQGVEMYGPFKKDVGEALVAMLEPIQAEYHRIRADRAYMDQVMKQGAEKASARAAITLQEVYKAVGFVTRP; encoded by the coding sequence ATGAGCAAACCCATCGTATTGAGTGGTGTTCAACCATCAGGTGAACTAAGTATCGGTAACTACTTGGGTGCTCTACGTCAATGGCAGCAAATGCAAGACGATTACGATTGCCAATACTGCGTAGTTGACCTTCATGCGATTACGGTTCGTCAAGATCCTAAAGCGCTGCATGAAGCAACTCTAGACGCATTAGCTATCTGTCTTGCTGTTGGTGTTGACCCACAGAAGAGCACACTATTTGTTCAGTCACATGTACCAGAGCATGCTCAACTTGGTTGGCTTCTTAACTGCTACACCCAAATGGGTGAGCTGAGCCGTATGACTCAGTTTAAAGATAAGTCTGCACGTTACGCGAATGACGTGAACGTGGGTCTATTTGGTTACCCAGTGCTAATGGCTGCGGATATTCTGCTGTACGGTGCGCACCAAGTACCAGTAGGCAGCGATCAGAAGCAGCACCTTGAGCTAGCACGTGATATCGCGACTCGCTTCAACAACATCTACTCGCCAGAGAATCCAATCTTCACCATTCCTGAGCCGTACATTCCAACCGTGAATGCGCGTGTAATGAGCTTGCAAGATGCAACGAAGAAGATGTCTAAATCAGACGATAACCGTAAGAACGTTATCACTCTGCTAGAAGATCCTAAGTCGATCATCAAGAAGATCAACAAAGCACAGACAGATACCGAGACGCCACCACGTATCGCTAACGACTGGGAAAACAAAGCAGGTATCTCTAACCTAATGGGTCTGTACTCAGCTGCAACAGGTTTGAGCTTTGCGGAAATTGAAGCGAAATACCAAGGCGTAGAGATGTACGGTCCATTTAAGAAAGACGTTGGTGAAGCACTGGTTGCGATGCTTGAGCCGATTCAAGCGGAATACCACCGCATTCGTGCTGACCGCGCGTACATGGATCAAGTGATGAAGCAAGGTGCAGAGAAAGCATCTGCTCGCGCAGCCATTACACTGCAAGAAGTGTATAAAGCAGTGGGTTTTGTTACTCGCCCATAA
- a CDS encoding aminodeoxychorismate/anthranilate synthase component II: MLLIIDNYDSFTYNLYQYFCELGVEVQVVRNDQIDILGIEALEPTHLVISPGPCTPNEAGISLQAIEHFAGKLPILGVCLGHQAIAQVFGGEVVRARQVMHGKTSPIRHTGESVFKGLNNPLTVTRYHSLVVKSDTLPDCFELTAWTELEDGSMDEIMGYQHKTLPIDAVQFHPESIKTEQGHQLLANFLAR, translated from the coding sequence ATGTTACTGATTATTGATAATTACGATTCGTTTACCTACAACCTATACCAATACTTTTGTGAGTTGGGGGTTGAGGTGCAAGTGGTACGCAATGATCAGATTGATATTTTGGGCATTGAAGCGCTTGAGCCAACCCACTTGGTGATTTCTCCAGGACCTTGTACGCCCAATGAAGCGGGCATTTCGTTACAAGCGATTGAGCACTTTGCGGGTAAGTTGCCAATTTTAGGTGTTTGTCTTGGTCATCAAGCGATCGCACAGGTGTTTGGTGGCGAAGTCGTGCGAGCACGCCAAGTGATGCATGGCAAAACATCGCCAATTCGTCACACTGGTGAGAGCGTATTTAAAGGCTTGAACAATCCTTTGACTGTAACGCGTTACCATTCATTGGTAGTAAAAAGCGATACTTTACCAGATTGCTTTGAACTGACAGCTTGGACGGAACTTGAAGATGGCTCAATGGATGAGATCATGGGCTATCAGCATAAAACCTTGCCAATTGATGCGGTGCAGTTCCACCCTGAGTCGATTAAAACGGAACAAGGTCATCAACTGCTGGCTAACTTCCTTGCGCGTTAA
- a CDS encoding aspartate aminotransferase family protein encodes MTVEMNVQRALFDEVMVPCYSPMEMIPVKGEGSRVWDQNGKEYIDFAGGIAVSCLGHCHPAMVAALNEQSQKIWHLSNVMTNEPALRLAKKLTDLCFADKVFFANSGAEANEAALKLARRYAADVYGAEKSEIIAFKQGFHGRTFFTVTVGGQEAYSDGFGPKPGDVTHLEYNDVDALRAHISDRTCAIMMEPLQGEGGIIAPTDEFIQTVRELCDKHNALLIFDEVQTGNGRTGEFYAYQGLGITPDILSTAKSLGGGFPIGAMLTTNELAEHLKVGTHGSTYGGNPLACAVAEAVIDVVSEPQTLAGVKEREVLFRTGLEKINAKYQIFSEIRGKGLLLGAALNEKWQGRARDVLVAAGEQGLMVLVAGANVVRFTPSLVISKQDIEQGLEKLDKALASLTN; translated from the coding sequence ATGACGGTAGAAATGAATGTACAAAGAGCGCTGTTTGATGAGGTGATGGTACCTTGTTACAGCCCAATGGAAATGATCCCTGTAAAAGGTGAAGGTTCACGAGTATGGGATCAAAACGGTAAAGAATACATCGACTTTGCTGGTGGTATTGCCGTGAGCTGTTTGGGTCATTGTCACCCAGCAATGGTTGCGGCACTTAATGAGCAGAGCCAAAAAATCTGGCATTTAAGTAATGTCATGACCAATGAGCCCGCGCTGCGTTTGGCGAAAAAACTGACCGATCTCTGTTTTGCCGATAAGGTCTTTTTTGCTAATTCTGGCGCAGAAGCCAATGAAGCGGCGCTCAAACTGGCTCGTCGTTATGCGGCGGATGTTTATGGCGCGGAAAAATCAGAAATTATCGCCTTTAAACAAGGCTTCCACGGGCGGACATTTTTTACTGTGACGGTCGGTGGTCAAGAAGCTTATTCAGACGGTTTTGGTCCAAAGCCCGGTGACGTTACTCACCTTGAATATAATGATGTTGATGCTTTGCGCGCGCACATCTCTGATCGCACTTGCGCGATCATGATGGAGCCATTGCAGGGGGAAGGCGGCATTATTGCACCCACCGATGAGTTTATTCAAACCGTGCGTGAACTATGTGATAAGCACAACGCGCTGCTGATCTTTGATGAAGTTCAAACCGGAAACGGACGTACTGGAGAGTTTTATGCTTACCAAGGTTTGGGTATTACGCCAGATATTTTAAGTACCGCAAAATCTCTCGGTGGGGGTTTCCCAATTGGCGCAATGCTGACGACCAATGAACTGGCTGAGCATTTAAAAGTGGGCACACATGGCTCGACTTATGGCGGTAACCCGCTTGCTTGTGCGGTTGCAGAAGCGGTGATTGATGTGGTGAGTGAGCCCCAAACTTTGGCAGGTGTCAAAGAGCGTGAAGTGCTATTCCGCACAGGGCTAGAGAAAATCAATGCTAAGTATCAGATTTTCAGCGAAATCCGTGGTAAAGGTCTATTGCTTGGTGCGGCACTCAATGAAAAATGGCAAGGTCGCGCTCGCGATGTGTTGGTTGCGGCAGGAGAACAAGGGCTGATGGTTCTTGTGGCGGGAGCCAATGTGGTGCGCTTTACACCATCTTTAGTGATCAGTAAGCAAGATATCGAACAAGGTTTAGAAAAACTGGATAAGGCTCTGGCAAGCCTGACTAACTAA
- the astA gene encoding arginine N-succinyltransferase, protein MLVVRPISMSDYDALHTCAVESGHGFTSLPVNQELLTNRITHSEYSFAKPQVTEPGDEGYLMVGFDSDSDEVAGCTGIEASIGWDVPFYSYHISTIVHSSPKLGVNNVVKLLTFGNNYTGCSEICTLFLREKFRGGLNGRLMSKCRFLMMAEHPHRFSKTVFAEMRGVSDEEGNSPFWQWLQENFFSIDFTMADYLTGIGKKGFIADLMPKLPIYINLLSPEAQAVIGQVHDNTKPALSLLEKEGFTCRNYVDIFDGGPTVECDLRNIESVRHSFRAKVAISEHSSDNDYLISNTSFENFRAVAAKAAHDHATESVIIAPDVAEALQVENGDYVRMLAQ, encoded by the coding sequence ATGCTGGTTGTTCGTCCTATCTCTATGTCAGACTATGATGCGTTGCACACCTGTGCCGTCGAATCAGGTCACGGATTTACATCTCTACCGGTTAATCAAGAACTACTGACTAACCGTATCACCCACTCAGAATATAGCTTCGCTAAACCCCAAGTGACCGAACCTGGTGATGAAGGTTATCTCATGGTCGGGTTTGATAGTGACAGTGATGAAGTGGCGGGCTGTACTGGTATTGAAGCATCGATTGGTTGGGATGTGCCGTTTTATTCTTACCACATCAGTACCATTGTTCATTCATCGCCCAAGTTGGGGGTGAATAATGTGGTGAAGCTGCTGACCTTTGGTAATAACTACACTGGATGCAGTGAAATTTGTACCTTGTTTTTGCGTGAGAAGTTCCGTGGTGGTCTCAATGGACGCTTGATGTCGAAGTGTCGTTTTTTGATGATGGCGGAACATCCTCATCGTTTCTCAAAAACCGTTTTTGCAGAGATGCGTGGAGTCTCTGACGAAGAGGGCAACTCTCCATTTTGGCAATGGCTACAAGAGAACTTTTTCAGTATCGATTTTACCATGGCAGATTACTTAACCGGGATTGGTAAGAAAGGATTTATTGCCGACCTAATGCCGAAGTTACCTATCTACATCAATTTGCTTAGCCCAGAAGCGCAAGCGGTCATTGGGCAGGTGCATGACAATACCAAGCCGGCGTTGAGCCTATTGGAAAAAGAGGGCTTCACCTGCCGTAATTACGTCGATATTTTTGATGGTGGTCCAACCGTCGAGTGCGATTTGCGTAATATCGAATCGGTGCGTCACTCTTTCCGCGCCAAAGTTGCTATCAGTGAGCACAGTAGCGATAACGACTATTTGATCAGTAACACCTCGTTTGAAAACTTTAGAGCCGTCGCGGCTAAAGCGGCTCACGACCACGCCACTGAGTCGGTCATTATCGCACCGGATGTTGCAGAGGCTTTGCAGGTCGAAAACGGGGATTACGTGCGCATGCTTGCGCAATAA